From the genome of Ziziphus jujuba cultivar Dongzao chromosome 6, ASM3175591v1, one region includes:
- the LOC107403261 gene encoding uncharacterized protein LOC107403261, with translation MELSILNRLKKLWDVWDIPTCILLSLLLQVFLVLFASWRKRSSNSFLLFLIWSAYLSADWIAAVTVGLITKVLTNPFHPHVNEVLYAFWASFLLLHLGGPDTITSFATEDNEFWLRHLFSLILQVIGAGCCFLLTLPNNNLWIPTILVFVVGAVKYAERTMALYLASFDHFGAPVRDFGEPDGEGTEFVFSPTSESNHMELLMVSYSLFNRFKGIVVGFLPSPKVIKSSKKLFLQITTPNVGFKLIEYELSFMFEVLHTKVSVVRNRIGLILRLSSLFFVVGAFLAFHFVADKDDFGGFEMSLTYALLIGAIGVDAISGIKLLFSDLILVSNNGLIKRWRKYIPDYVLKRRRWCESVCQYNMIDYCLGERWLWNYSLPYCVRFMVEKIKIILFSTSEDEIEDLKCFIFGKLHRKKFTTRFHFHISPDDPIRFVDLSSELRYTEQVLQLHLITEIRYHQTQIESRNYAEAGKRSRRISKLISDYMFYLLVMKPELLGPSVVGINWQMTLEDTFTEAKRYLKKYQISDHVKACNQLSDYNDDHVDETDRRRSESLLSKACLRAKDLKLERHWKDLSTEWVEALCIGAMRCRPILHAQQPSRGGELFTFSWFLLNHLGGTQGTNGGDEESNVSDFTDMENETETGNNIQQSNASTS, from the coding sequence atggagctATCCATTCTCAACAGGCTCAAGAAGCTCTGGGATGTATGGGATATCCCAACCTGCATTCTCTTAAGCCTCTTGTTGCAGGTTTTCTTAGTACTCTTTGCATCCTGGAGGAAACGGAGTAGTAATtcatttcttctctttctcatcTGGTCGGCTTACTTGTCCGCTGACTGGATCGCTGCAGTTACTGTCGGACTGATCACTAAAGTCCTGACCAACCCTTTTCACCCTCATGTAAATGAAGTCCTTTATGCCTTCTGGGCTTCCTTTCTTTTGTTGCATCTTGGTGGCCCTGATACCATTACTTCTTTTGCTACCGAGGACAATGAATTTTGGCTCAGGCACTTGTTTAGCCTGATTTTACAGGTTATTGGTGCTGGTTGCTGCTTCTTATTAACACTTCCCAACAACAATCTATGGATTCCAACAATTCTAGTCTTCGTTGTTGGAGCCGTTAAATATGCAGAAAGGACAATGGCTCTATATCTTGCCAGCTTCGATCATTTTGGAGCTCCTGTTCGTGATTTTGGAGAACCAGATGGTGAGGGTACCGAGTTTGTTTTCAGTCCAACTTCAGAATCAAATCACATGGAGTTGCTGATGGTTTCTTATTCCCTTTTCAACCGCTTCAAGGGGATTGTTGTTGGCTTCCTTCCAAGCCCAAAGGTGATAAAATCAAGCAAAAAATTGTTTCTCCAGATAACAACTCCAAATGTGGGTTTTAAATTGATCGAATATGAGCTCAGCTTCATGTTCGAGGTTCTTCACACTAAAGTTTCTGTGGTACGTAACAGAATTGGGCTTATACTACGTTTGAGTAGCCTTTTTTTCGTTGTTGGAGCATTTTTAGCGTTCCATTTTGTAGCTGACAAGGATGactttggtggatttgaaatgtCACTAACTTATGCCTTGCTCATTGGGGCCATAGGAGTTGATGCCATATCTGGAATTAAACTCTTGTTTTCTGATTTGATCCTGGTTTCCAATAATGGATTAATCAAGAGGTGGAGAAAGTACATTCCAGACTATGTtttgaaaagaagaagatggtgTGAGTCAGTTTGCCAGTATAATATGATAGATTATTGCCTAGGTGAGCGTTGGTTATGGAACTACAGCTTACCTTACTGTGTTAGGTTCATGGTGGAAAAGATCAAAATCATATTGTTTTCAACCTCAGAGGATGAGATTGAAGATCTCAAGTGCTTCATCTTTGGAAAGCTCCATAGGAAGAAGTTCACGACGAGATTCCATTTCCACATTTCTCCTGATGACCCAATAAGGTTTGTTGATTTGAGTAGTGAGCTTAGATATACAGAACAGGTTCTTCAGCTGCACTTGATTACCGAAATTCGTTACCACCAGACACAGATCGAATCGAGAAACTATGCAGAAGCAGGAAAAAGAAGCAGAAGAATTAGCAAGCTGATTTCGGATTATATGTTTTATCTACTAGTCATGAAGCCTGAATTACTTGGTCCATCAGTTGTGGGGATAAATTGGCAAATGACACTGGAGGATACATTCACGGAGGCCAAGAGATACCTGAAGAAATACCAAATTTCAGATCATGTAAAAGCCTGCAATCAGCTTAGTGACTATAATGATGATCATGTGGATGAAACAGATAGGAGGAGGAGCGAATCTTTGCTGTCCAAGGCATGTTTACGTGCAAAAGATTTGAAACTGGAAAGGCATTGGAAGGATTTGAGTACAGAGTGGGTAGAGGCATTGTGCATAGGAGCCATGAGATGCAGACCAATATTACATGCACAGCAGCCAAGTAGGGGTGGTGAACTTTTCACTTTCTCTTGGTTTCTTCTCAATCATTTAGGAGGAACACAGGGTACTAATGGAGGAGACGAGGAAAGCAACGTGTCTGACTTTACAGACATGGAAAATGAGACAGAGACGGGAAACAACATACAACAAAGCAATGCGAGTACATCCTAA
- the LOC107403262 gene encoding uncharacterized protein LOC107403262, translating into MKLWGVWNIPACILLSLFLQVFLVLFASLRQRSRNSFLRFLICLAYLSADWVAAVTIGLITKFLTDPCHSRGKEDLYTFWVSFLLLHLGGPDSITSFAIEDNELWRRHFFGLILRVVGAAYYFFLILANSKLWLPTILVFVVGTVKYAERTLALYLASTDHFGAIALPKKSRAGEVVNNNPNTESVVDDDMELLMISYDLFGKFKGLIAGYSLAFEQIVKSIEYFQRMPYLEMGFKLIENELSFLYEVFHTKVCVVGSRIGLIIRLSSFCFIVGAFIGFHFVIVDNYKNHEFGAFEMSVTYALLIGAVGLDIISGIRLIFSDWIVASNYYGFKRYWREYIPRCFRKRSKWCGSVPRYNIIDYFLDESWILNTKLPGWLRRVVDNIKGMLFSSSEDANEHLKRFIFDELKAASFQTHGTDEDRRNYLSSEQESAVVKARDHVNYTLQFTFDVVSLHLATEICYQLTEFEYADERKESNNCKVISDYMCYLLIMKPAMLAPVAMKD; encoded by the coding sequence ATGAAGCTGTGGGGTGTCTGGAATATCCCAGCCTGCATTCTCCTAAGCCTCTTCTTACAGGTTTTCTTAGTACTGTTTGCATCCTTGAGACAACGCAGTAGAAATTCTTTCCTGCGCTTCCTCATCTGTTTGGCTTACTTGAGCGCCGATTGGGTTGCGGCAGTTACTATCGGACTGATCACCAAATTCCTGACCGACCCTTGTCACTCTCGTGGGAAGGAAGATCTTTACACTTTCtgggtttcttttcttttgttgcaTCTTGGTGGCCCTGATAGCATTACTTCTTTTGCTATTGAGGATAACGAACTTTGGCGGAGGCACTTCTTTGGACTAATTCTACGGGTGGTGGGTGCTGCTTACTACTTCTTTCTAATACTTGCCAATAGCAAGCTATGGCTTCCAACAATTCTAGTCTTTGTTGTGGGAACCGTCAAATATGCAGAGAGAACTTTGGCTCTGTACCTTGCCAGTACAGATCATTTTGGAGCTATTGCTTTGCCAAAAAAAAGCAGAGCTGGAGAAGTTGTGAATAACAATCCAAACACAGAATCAGTAGTTGATGATGACATGGAGTTGCTGATGATCTCTTATGACCTTTTTGGAAAATTCAAGGGGCTTATTGCTGGATACTCTCTTGCCTTCGAACAGATAGTGAAAAGCATAGAATATTTTCAACGGATGCCTTATTTAGAAATGGGCTTTAAATTGATCGAGAACGAGCTGAGCTTCTTGTACGAGGTTTTCCACACCAAGGTTTGTGTTGTCGGTAGCAGAATTGGGTTAATAATTCGTTTGAGTAGcttttgtttcattgttggAGCTTTTATAGGCTTCCATTTTGTAATAGTTGACAATTATAAGAATCATGAGTTTGGTGCATTTGAAATGTCAGTGACTTATGCCTTGCTCATTGGAGCCGTGGGACTCGACATCATATCTGGAATTAGACTTATATTTTCAGATTGGATCGTGGCTTCCAATTATTATGGCTTCAAGAGGTACTGGAGAGAATATATCCCAAGATGTTTTCGAAAAAGATCAAAATGGTGTGGTTCAGTACCTCGGTAtaatataattgattatttCCTGGATGAAAGTTGGATATTGAACACCAAGTTGCCCGGCTGGCTTAGGAGGGTGGTAGACAATATCAAAGGGATGTTGTTTTCATCGTCAGAGGATGCAAATGAGCATCTCAAGCGCTTCATATTTGATGAGCTCAAAGCTGCATCTTTTCAAACACATGGAACAGATGAGGATAGGCGCAATTATCTTAGTTCTGAACAGGAATCAGCAGTGGTGAAAGCGAGAGATCATGTAAACTATACATTACAATTTACATTCGATGTTGTTAGCTTGCACTTAGCTACTGAAATTTGTTACCAACTGACAGAGTTTGAATACGCAgacgaaagaaaagaaagcaataatTGCAAGGTGATTTCTGATTATATGTGTTATCTACTCATCATGAAGCCTGCAATGCTTGCTCCAGTAGCTATGAAAGACTGA
- the LOC107403264 gene encoding uncharacterized protein LOC107403264: MEEAEEREQEAQRLKTLAETRYNDSNLKSALKYAKRAQKLCPKLNGISAMVTSLNILRSSSKSNSTPDWYSVLQIEPFSHPNTIKKQYKKLAFLLHPDKNPHVGSEEAFKLVGEAFRFLSDKIRRKEYDMKLRIRIQNEKMKESGGLVGVKETFWTACTTCRLLHQFEKRYLGHNLVCPSCRKSFKAVEVEKGEGVGGENENVRVSVRVRSERLRMKNLGGDKGIGDSSSKPKMGSVGLRRRVGSGEKGKERAKGGELKKKKGEVGSGGDSEREAHGGGEWSGGRLRSGGLRKRMSSVGEVLERSESKRSKANEEMMTLAEMQLEVKRKLKKEKVKLKLKEKEKYEREKQKKKEKQERRVDSKRNKDSAVESQVVSKKSKDLELEKSGALEKNRDNGRSRTRSNNGDLEIMAVEDSDFYDFDKDRVERSFKQGQVWAIYDDDDGMPRHYGLIDEVSVNPFEVKMSWLDLQSNGDEGLVCLEKMGFHVSCGRFKVSRKTSINSVNVFSHVADYERAAREVYRIYPKKGSVWALYKEAAKDAERRNLSVRDERSYDIVVLLTTYSEMHGLSMAYLEKVDGFKTIFKRCEIGAHAIRWLEKDDVRLFSHQIPARKLSGDEAADLSKDCWELDPASLPPDLLAGQGR; the protein is encoded by the coding sequence atGGAAGAAGCAGAAGAGCGAGAGCAAGAAGCCCAGCGGTTGAAAACACTAGCAGAGACCAGGTACAACGACTCCAACCTCAAATCCGCACTTAAATACGCCAAGCGAGCCCAAAAGCTCTGCCCAAAACTCAACGGTATCTCCGCCATGGTCACTTCCTTGAATATCCTCCGCTCCTCTTCAAAGTCCAACTCTACCCCTGACTGGTACAGCGTCCTTCAGATTGAACCCTTTTCCCACCCCAACACCATCAAGAAGCAGTACAAGAAGCTCGCATTCCTCCTCCATCCCGACAAGAACCCCCATGTGGGTTCCGAGGAAGCTTTCAAGCTCGTCGGCGAGGCTTTTCGTTTCCTCTCCGATAAGATTAGGAGGAAAGAGTATGATATGAAGCTCAGGATTCGAATTCAGAACGAGAAGATGAAGGAAAGCGGTGGATTGGTCGGTGTGAAGGAGACTTTTTGGACTGCTTGTACCACTTGCCGGCTTCTTCATCAGTTTGAGAAAAGGTATTTGGGTCATAATTTGGTTTGCCCAAGTTGCAGGAAGAGTTTTAAGGCTGTGGAGGTTGAGAAGGGTGAGGGTGTTGGTGGGGAAAATGAAAATGTTAGGGTTAGTGTTAGGGTTAGAAGTGAGAGGTTGAGGATGAAGAATTTGGGTGGTGATAAAGGAATTGGTGATTCGAGTTCGAAACCTAAAATGGGTAGTGTGGGATTGAGGAGGAGAGTTGGGAGTGGTGAAAAGGGCAAGGAGAGAGCAAAGGGTGGGgagctgaagaagaagaagggtgaAGTGGGTAGTGGTGGTGATTCGGAGAGGGAAGCCCATGGCGGCGGCGAATGGAGTGGTGGGAGACTGAGGAGTGGGGGATTGAGGAAGAGAATGAGCAGTGTTGGGGAGGTCTTGGAGAGGTCTGAGTCCAAGAGATCGAAAGCTAATGAGGAAATGATGACATTGGCTGAAATGCAGTTGGAAGTCAAGCGAAAGTTAAAGAAGGAAAAGGTCAAATTGAAGTTGAAGGAGAAGGAGAAGTATGAAAGAGAGAAGCAGAAAAAGAAGGAGAAACAGGAGAGACGAGTTGATTCAAAGAGGAATAAGGATTCTGCAGTTGAGAGCCAAGTTGTGTCGAAGAAGAGTAAGGACTTAGAATTGGAGAAGTCTGGTGCTCTGGAGAAGAATAGGGATAATGGTAGGAGCAGGACGAGATCGAATAATGGGGACTTAGAGATAATGGCAGTGGAGGATTCagatttttatgattttgataAAGACAGAGTGGAGAGGAGTTTTAAGCAAGGGCAGGTTTGGGccatatatgatgatgatgacggaATGCCAAGGCATTATGGTTTGATTGATGAAGTTTCTGTAAATCCTTTTGAGGTGAAGATGAGTTGGTTGGATCTTCAGAGCAATGGGGATGAGGGGCTGGTTTGTTTGGAGAAAATGGGATTTCATGTATCTTGTGGAAGATTTAAGGTTTCAAGGAAGACTTCTATTAATTCAGTGAATGTATTTTCTCATGTGGCAGATTATGAAAGGGCGGCAAGGGAGGTTTATAGGATTTATCCCAAGAAAGGTTCGGTTTGGGCACTTTATAAGGAGGCTGCTAAAGATGCAGAGCGAAGAAATCTCTCAGTTAGAGATGAACGGAGTTATGATATAGTTGTCCTCTTAACAACTTACAGTGAGATGCATGGTTTGAGCATGGCTTATCTCGAGAAGGTTGATGGGTTCAAGACGATATTTAAGAGATGCGAGATTGGGGCTCATGCTATTAGATGGCTGGAAAAAGATGATGTTCGGTTGTTTTCACACCAAATTCCTGCAAGGAAGCTATCTGGCGATGAGGCTGCAGATCTTTCTAAAGACTGTTGGGAACTTGATCCTGCATCTCTGCCTCCAGATTTACTTGCAGGTCAGGGGAGATAA
- the LOC107403272 gene encoding putative disease resistance protein RGA3, with protein MAEAFVKAMLDNLNSLIQKEFGLLWGFDKEMEKLSSTLSTISAVLEDAEEKQFRDRPIKNWLRKLRDASYELDDILDECATEASRMEYEGQRSGSTQKVLASNSLSCFNLMNTFCRHKIAKKLNKIKDRLDEIANERVKFHLQEVVVDRRTRIREMRQTSSIITQPQVYGREEDKERIVEFLVESACGSKNVSIYPIVGLGGIGKTTLAQLVFNDERVINHFELKLWVCVSEEFDVKRMIKAIIESVSRSACDSLDMDPLQKNLQDKLRNRRFLIVLDDVWNEKEEEWDRLKYVLDCGSNGSSIVVTTRLKKVASIMGTTSMHYLSGLSEDHCWLLFKQRAFGDDESEEQTNLVKIGKGIVRKCGGVPLAAKTLGSLMRFKREESQWLSVMKSEIWNLPQDENSILPALRLSYLHLPIELRRCFAFCALFPKDFEIHKQTLIRLWMANGLISSEGRIEVEEIGSEICNELYWRSFFMNYRDDESGKPTDSFIMHDLVHDLAKSIMEDASMDGGSPVKSSSRRVRHMLCTYFARPFDNISNAQSTLRTFMTAHQLGVSNEKWPKFSYDLNDFPSLRAFSIEKCQFSPSISSILSYHKHLRYLNLSGTDIRILPTAICSLPNLQTLDLAHCHKLQKLPKHISRLTSLRHLDIYHCCSLSHTPPNIGRLTCLKTLSTFIVDEKRGHHLDELQGLNLGGDLQIQDLQKVRTSMDAKRTNLISKKDLDSLSLCWGENDPQSPQKAEHVLEALEPPPNLSYLLIQSYEGFCFPRWFDIGILENIVNLTLARCKNISLLPPSLRKLPSLKSLEISGMISVRYLDHESYDGTSMRSFMSLRSLTMKALPNLEKLSREEGREMFPCLTSLNIEKCPKLTLPSLPSIKNLYIGECNEVLLKSIPNFSALTWLSF; from the coding sequence ATGGCCGAAGCTTTTGTCAAAGCTATGCTTGACAATTTGAACTCTTTGATCCAAAAAGAGTTTGGATTGCTTTGGGGTTTCGACAAAGAGATGGAAAAGTTGTCAAGCACCCTCTCAACAATCTCTGCTGTTCTTGAAGATGCAGAGGAGAAGCAGTTCAGAGACAGACCAATAAAGAATTGGTTGCGGAAACTTAGAGATGCTTCTTATGAGCTGGATGACATTTTGGATGAGTGTGCGACGGAGGCTTCTCGAATGGAGTATGAAGGACAAAGATCTGGATCAACCCAAAAGGTACTTGCTTCTAATTCCTTGTCATGTTTCAATCTAATGAACACTTTTTGTCGCCATAAgattgcaaaaaaattgaacaagatCAAAGATAGATTGGATGAAATAGCAAACGAGCGAGTGAAGTTTCACTTGCAAGAGGTTGTTGTCGATAGGCGAACACGAATAAGAGAAATGCGCCAAACAAGCTCAATCATTACTCAACCACAAGTCTATGGAAGAGAAGAAGATAAGGAAAGGATTGTTGAGTTTTTGGTGGAAAGTGCTTGTGGTAGCAAGAATGTATCAATCTATCCCATTGTGGGTTTAGGGGGTATTGGAAAGACAACACTTGCACAGCTTGTGTTCAACGACGAGAGGGTGATCAATCATTTTGAGCTTAAACTATGGGTTTGTGTTTCTGAAGAATTTGATGTGAAAAGGATGATAAAAGCAATTATTGAATCTGTATCTAGAAGTGCTTGTGATTCACTGGACATGGACCCCTTGCAGAAAAACCTTCAAGACAAGTTGAGAAACAGGAGGTTTTTGATTGTCTTAGATGATGTGTGGAACGAGAAAGAAGAAGAGTGGGACAGGTTGAAATATGTACTAGATTGTGGATCTAATGGTTCTTCAATTGTTGTTACTACTCGTCTGAAAAAGGTTGCGTCGATTATGGGAACAACCTCAATGCATTATTTGTCTGGTTTATCTGAAGATCATTGTTGGTTATTGTTCAAGCAACGTGCATTTGGTGATGATGAAAGTGAAGAGCAGACTAATCTTGTAAAAATAGGGAAGGGGATAGTGAGGAAGTGCGGAGGAGTACCACTTGCTGCCAAGACCTTAGGAAGCTTAATGCGTTTCAAAAGAGAGGAAAGTCAATGGCTTTCTGTCATGAAAAGTGAGATTTGGAATTTACCTCAAGATGAAAATTCCATCTTGCCTGCTTTGAGACTAAGCTACCTTCATCTCCCAATTGAACTAAGGCGATGCTTTGCTTTTTGTGCTTTATTTCCCAaggattttgaaattcataAGCAAACACTAATCCGTCTTTGGATGGCTAATGGCCTCATCTCTTCTGAAGGTAGAATAGAGGTGGAAGAAATTGGCAGTGAGATATGTAATGAACTATATTGGAGATCATTTTTTATGAACTATCGCGATGATGAATCTGGTAAACCTACTGACAGCTTCATTATGCATGATCTAGTACATGATCTTGCTAAATCTATTATGGAGGACGCATCAATGGATGGTGGCAGTCCAGTTAAATCTTCATCGAGAAGAGTTCGGCATATGTTGTGTACATATTTTGCTCGACCTTTCGACAACATATCTAATGCTCAATCAACCTTACGAACTTTTATGACAGCACACCAGCTAGGAGTTTCAAATGAAAAGTGGCCCAAGTTTTCATATGACCTGAACGATTTTCCTTCACTGCGTGCTTTTTCTATTGAAAAATGTCAATTTTCACCGTCCATATCATCTATACTCAGTTATCATAAACATTTACGGTACTTGAACCTTTCAGGAACTGATATTAGAATCCTTCCAACAGCAATTTGTTCCTTAccaaatttacaaactttagaTTTAGCACATTGTCATAAGCTTCAAAAGCTACCCAAGCATATAAGTCGCTTGACAAGTTTACGCCATCTTGACATCTATCATTGTTGTTCATTATCTCACACACCACCCAACATTGGTCGACTAACTTGTCTAAAGACATTAAGCACTTTCATTGTGGACGAAAAAAGAGGACATCACTTGGACGAATTGCAGGGTCTAAATCTAGGAGGTGATCTTCAGATCCAAGACCTTCAGAAAGTGAGAACTTCAATGGATGCCAAAAGAACCAATTTGATCAGTAAGAAGGATCTGGATTCTTTGTCCCTGTGTTGGGGTGAAAATGATCCTCAATCTCCACAAAAAGCCGAGCACGTACTTGAAGCTCTTGAACCTCCTCCAAATTTGAGTTATTTGCTTATCCAAAGTTATGAAGGTTTCTGTTTCCCACGTTGGTTCGATATTGGAATACTTGAAAATATAGTTAACCTGACACTTGCTAGATGCAAGAATATTTCACTGCTTCCACCATCTCTCAGAAAACTGCCGTCTCTAAAATCACTTGAAATATCAGGAATGATTTCTGTGCGGTATTTGGACCATGAATCCTATGATGGAACTTCGATGAGAAGTTTCATGTCCTTAAGATCTCTCACGATGAAAGCATTACCAAATCTAGAAAAGTTGTCGAGGGAAGAAGGAAGAGAGATGTTCCCATGTTTGACTTCCTTGAACATTGAGAAATGCCCAAAACTGACCTTGCCTAGCCTTCCATCGATCAAAAACTTGTACATAGGGGAGTGCAATGAGGTGCTACTAAAATCAATTCCGAACTTCAGTGCTCTTACTTGGCTCTCTTTCTGA